The sequence below is a genomic window from Ciceribacter thiooxidans.
TCTCGTGGAGCCGCTCACCGAGGAAGAACTGCTTCAGATGATCCGCCGGGACGCGGCCTCTCCGTGAGGCCGCGCCCGTCGGTCATTCGGCCTTGTTCAGCAGATAGTCGGCGATCAGCGTCATGTGCATCTGCGCGAGCTCGTAGCAATAGGTGAGCTCGCGTTCACCCGGATGCCAAAACGCATTCGGCTGGCCGCACGCCTTGGCCGTGATACGGATGCCATCCTTCAGGTTATAGCTCTCGGCGAACACGTCCCGCACGACCTCGAGCAAGCCTGCCGACTGGATCATCGAGGCATAGGCCGCGAGTTCTTCATCGGCGACCTTCTCATAGGTCACCTTCATGTCCGCCTTCTTGCCGTCGGTCCTGTTGTAGGGTGCGAGCACGCTCATCCAGCTCTGTGCAGTCTGGACGTATTCGACCGCGCACTCCTCGCGCCGCTCCTTCGGGTAGTCGATCGAGTCGGCGAACTGCTTGAAGCCCTCGGCATCGTTGCCGACCATCATGCACACCATCTGGTAGGCACGCTGCTCGTCGAGCCCGTGGCTGTCCCAGAAAGCGA
It includes:
- a CDS encoding DUF4344 domain-containing metallopeptidase — translated: MLRKLMCAALACVAFAMPHAARSEEVLDLGKLNDEQMTETINFVTGNAIFVLFHEAGHMLVSELGVPVLGREEDAVDALSSILLLEAHDETLDQAITDSADGWFLASDKSTENGDELAFWDSHGLDEQRAYQMVCMMVGNDAEGFKQFADSIDYPKERREECAVEYVQTAQSWMSVLAPYNRTDGKKADMKVTYEKVADEELAAYASMIQSAGLLEVVRDVFAESYNLKDGIRITAKACGQPNAFWHPGERELTYCYELAQMHMTLIADYLLNKAE